A part of Corynebacterium lactis RW2-5 genomic DNA contains:
- a CDS encoding PH domain-containing protein: MTALDLLAPENPALHPVDSALAKVRRISVAIFAASVAAAATVAAFLFTIWAGLLWIVCLCGYVWMHWLIGRQVRAHRYLEGEDDFIVASGRWWRSVTVVPYGRIQFIDVDEGPLLRMYGLATLKLNTASATSDAEVHGLRRQDALELRARLSQRAHDRMAGL, from the coding sequence ATGACAGCCCTTGACCTATTAGCCCCAGAAAATCCCGCGCTCCACCCGGTCGATTCGGCGCTTGCGAAGGTCAGGCGCATTAGCGTCGCCATCTTCGCCGCCTCGGTTGCGGCGGCCGCGACCGTAGCCGCGTTTCTGTTTACCATCTGGGCGGGCTTGCTGTGGATTGTTTGCCTCTGCGGCTACGTGTGGATGCACTGGCTCATCGGCAGGCAGGTTCGCGCCCACCGGTATCTCGAGGGCGAGGATGACTTCATCGTGGCCTCCGGTCGCTGGTGGCGCTCGGTTACCGTCGTCCCCTACGGTCGCATTCAGTTCATCGATGTCGACGAGGGGCCGCTGCTGCGCATGTACGGCCTGGCCACGCTGAAGCTCAACACGGCCTCCGCGACCTCGGACGCCGAGGTACACGGGCTACGCAGGCAGGACGCCCTTGAGCTTCGCGCCCGCCTTTCCCAGCGCGCCCACGACCGAATGGCGGGGCTGTGA
- a CDS encoding PH domain-containing protein: MDLRETRRRVHPLTPVLKSFTLLAAVLAWVAFNMWQAIADFGALLSDWALAGVAVAIGIVVLAIIVIALLAWVSWRYIFYELTDQEVLYGSGWIIRSRRNARLDRVQAVDINQPLLPRLFGLAEIVIETAGGKDSHFKVQYLTHDECVRFRAEVLAEVEKLDTGLASGQAAPTNAQAADFQPAGTIIDARTIYGPLPVALLAASVCIGPGLFLGVFAVIAGVIAAFFTDFVAEMLTGITIGTVIAVGGVIASIFMTLSGSWEFTLRTSSKSRRLSVTAGLLETRAQSIPIDRVHGIKVIQPLWWRPWKWSRAELSVAGYGIGDKDTHNTLVPIAPNAELDDIVADLMDEIAGPERSADQAASLGAWETPASAWWLSPIDWKYQRVRATRQGLLVTNGKFWHTKYLVPWQRIQGHTLSISPFGKAAGVANVRIDMVPGSVAPIAAQLRLQDAYDLAAVIQKHKVV; the protein is encoded by the coding sequence ATGGATTTGCGCGAGACGCGGCGGAGGGTTCATCCGCTCACACCGGTCCTCAAAAGCTTCACGCTTTTAGCCGCGGTGCTGGCATGGGTCGCCTTTAATATGTGGCAGGCCATCGCAGATTTCGGGGCCCTTCTTTCGGACTGGGCTCTCGCCGGAGTCGCCGTGGCCATCGGCATCGTGGTGCTGGCGATCATTGTGATCGCCCTGCTTGCGTGGGTTTCCTGGCGCTATATCTTCTACGAGCTAACGGACCAGGAGGTCCTCTACGGCTCGGGCTGGATCATAAGGTCCCGGCGCAACGCCCGCCTCGACCGGGTTCAGGCGGTGGACATTAATCAGCCGCTGCTTCCTCGGCTGTTCGGGCTGGCCGAAATTGTCATCGAGACCGCCGGCGGCAAGGATTCGCATTTCAAGGTTCAGTATCTGACTCACGACGAGTGCGTGCGGTTCCGTGCCGAAGTACTCGCGGAGGTCGAGAAGCTAGACACCGGGTTGGCATCGGGACAGGCAGCTCCAACTAATGCGCAGGCTGCTGACTTTCAGCCTGCCGGCACGATTATAGATGCAAGGACCATTTACGGTCCGCTTCCCGTTGCCCTGCTCGCCGCCTCTGTCTGCATCGGACCGGGTCTATTCCTGGGCGTTTTCGCGGTAATCGCGGGCGTGATTGCCGCGTTCTTCACGGACTTTGTCGCAGAGATGCTCACGGGAATCACCATCGGTACTGTGATTGCGGTTGGCGGTGTTATCGCCTCAATCTTTATGACGCTTAGCGGGTCCTGGGAGTTCACGCTCCGCACATCGTCGAAAAGCAGGAGACTATCGGTGACGGCGGGCCTGCTAGAGACGCGCGCCCAGTCCATCCCCATCGATCGCGTCCACGGAATCAAGGTAATTCAGCCCCTGTGGTGGCGGCCGTGGAAATGGTCACGTGCTGAGCTTTCCGTGGCGGGCTACGGCATCGGCGACAAGGACACGCACAATACGCTCGTGCCCATCGCGCCCAATGCGGAGCTGGATGACATCGTCGCAGACCTGATGGATGAGATTGCGGGCCCTGAGCGCTCCGCGGACCAGGCAGCCTCTTTGGGCGCCTGGGAGACTCCGGCCTCCGCGTGGTGGTTAAGCCCCATCGACTGGAAATACCAGCGTGTCCGGGCAACACGCCAGGGGCTATTGGTGACAAACGGCAAGTTCTGGCACACCAAATACCTGGTTCCCTGGCAGCGGATTCAGGGACATACGCTGTCGATTTCCCCGTTCGGAAAGGCAGCTGGTGTGGCGAACGTGCGCATCGACATGGTCCCCGGTTCCGTCGCACCGATCGCGGCCCAGCTGCGACTACAAGATGCCTACGATCTCGCTGCAGTAATTCAAAAGCACAAGGTCGTCTAG